One genomic region from Chionomys nivalis chromosome 17, mChiNiv1.1, whole genome shotgun sequence encodes:
- the LOC130889136 gene encoding olfactory receptor 8S1-like has product MGNVSVVSEFILLGLSTDAQVQAALCVIFLVIYVLTLAGNSVIVLAIMADAHLRSPMYFFLGHLSFVDLSYSSVSVPKMLENLMSKTKTIPVKGCLAQAFFVFAIGGTEALLLAVMAYDRYAAICRPLLYGQIMSSWFCEGLVWGSWGLAILNSLLNTLLAGNLDFCDYGTIHNYNCEIPSLFPLSCSDVSTNATVLLWSFVVHASGTLLLVLASYGCIFSTILNMRSTTGRSKAFSTCSSHLTIVILYFGSAGLRYTMPTSGSPMEIIFSLQYSVITPMLNPLIYSLKNKEVTTAIRKMLGKCWRHFE; this is encoded by the coding sequence ATGGGAAATGTCAGCGTGGTCTCTGAGTTCATCCTTCTTGGCCTGTCCACTGATGCTCAGGTCCAAGCTGCACTCTGCGTGATTTTCCTTGTGATCTATgtcctgaccctggcagggaacTCCGTGATTGTGCTAGCCATAATGGCTGATGCTCACCTCCGTTCGCCTATGTACTTCTTTCTGGGTCACCTCTCATTCGTCGATCTTTCGTATTCTTCAGTCTCCGTGCCCAAGATGCTGGAAAACCTAATGTCTAAGACAAAAACAATCCCCGTGAAGGGTTGTCTGGCCCAGGCCTTCTTTGTGTTTGCCATTGGAGGCACCGAGGCCTTACTCCTTGCAGTCATGGCCTATGACCGTTACGCAGCCATTTGCCGCCCTCTACTCTACGGCCAGATCATGAGCAGCTGGTTCTGTGAAGGGCTCGTGTGGGGATCCTGGGGACTGGCCATACTGAACTCACTCCTTAATACCCTCCTAGCTGGGAATTTGGACTTCTGCGACTATGGAACTATACACAACTACAACTGTGAgattccttccctcttccctctctcctgctcGGATGTCTCCACTAATGCCACTGTCTTGCTCTGGTCTTTTGTTGTACATGCCTCTGGAACTCTTCTTCTGGTTTTAGCTTCCTATGGCTGCATTTTCTCCACTATCTTGAACATGCGCTCCACCACAGGCAGAAGCAAGGCtttctccacctgctcctcccacctcacTATAGTGATTTTGTACTTTGGATCAGCCGGCCTGCGTTACACCATGCCGACCTCGGGCTCCCCCATGGAAATCATCTTCTCTTTGCAGTACAGTGTCATCACCCCCATGCTGAACCCCCTCATCTACAGCCTGAAGAACAAGGAGGTGACGacagccatcagaaaaatgcttGGAAAATGCTGGCGGCATTTTGAGTAA